A genomic region of Rhodococcus sp. B50 contains the following coding sequences:
- a CDS encoding NAD(P)H-dependent flavin oxidoreductase: MIVLRTRFTDTFGIEHPVVCGGMTGVGTAELISAVANAGGLGFLTALTQPTPEALVAEIARCREMTDKPFGVNLTLLPTVTPVPYDDYRAAIIDSGITIVETAGSNPQEHVAAFKAAGIKVIHKAVAVRHAIKAQSMGVDAVSIDGFECAGHPGNEDVPGLILIPAAARVLAIPIIASGGFATGDGLAAALALGACAINMGTRFVASDEAPVHPNVKAQIVANDERQTILVFREFRNTARVARNSISETIAALSARPDATFSDVAHLASGVRGRTEVLEKGNMEGGMWWAGQSQGLIDAVLPCKTIISDIVSDAEAAIRRIAADLA; this comes from the coding sequence GTGATCGTGCTGCGCACACGTTTCACCGACACTTTCGGGATCGAGCACCCGGTGGTGTGCGGTGGCATGACCGGGGTCGGCACCGCGGAGCTGATCTCCGCGGTGGCCAATGCCGGGGGTTTGGGGTTTCTCACCGCGCTGACGCAACCCACCCCCGAAGCTCTCGTCGCTGAGATCGCCCGGTGCCGGGAGATGACCGATAAGCCGTTCGGTGTCAATCTCACCCTGCTGCCCACCGTCACTCCCGTGCCGTACGACGACTACCGGGCCGCGATCATCGACAGCGGCATCACCATCGTGGAAACCGCCGGCAGCAACCCCCAAGAACATGTGGCGGCGTTCAAAGCCGCCGGGATCAAGGTCATCCACAAAGCGGTAGCGGTCCGGCATGCGATCAAAGCACAGTCCATGGGTGTCGACGCCGTCAGTATCGACGGGTTCGAGTGCGCCGGCCATCCCGGCAACGAGGACGTCCCCGGCCTGATCCTCATCCCCGCCGCAGCGCGCGTGCTCGCCATCCCGATCATCGCCAGTGGCGGATTCGCCACCGGCGACGGATTGGCCGCAGCACTGGCCCTCGGCGCATGCGCAATCAACATGGGCACCCGGTTCGTGGCCAGCGACGAAGCTCCCGTGCATCCGAACGTCAAGGCCCAGATCGTTGCCAACGACGAACGCCAGACCATCCTCGTGTTCCGAGAGTTCCGTAATACCGCACGTGTGGCCCGCAACTCCATATCCGAGACGATCGCAGCCCTCTCCGCCCGCCCTGACGCCACGTTCTCCGACGTCGCACACCTCGCCTCCGGGGTACGCGGCCGAACGGAAGTGCTGGAGAAGGGGAACATGGAAGGGGGCATGTGGTGGGCCGGTCAATCCCAAGGTCTCATCGATGCCGTGCTTCCCTGCAAGACGATCATCTCGGACATCGTGAGCGATGCCGAAGCCGCCATCCGCAGGATTGCCGCCGACCTCGCCTGA
- a CDS encoding crotonase/enoyl-CoA hydratase family protein — protein sequence MEYTTLRHEVEDGILTVVLNRPDRLNAFTVEMADELEHTFVSVNDDDTVRAVIVTGAGRAFCAGMDLSSEGNVFGLDESKRPTLADMKNLDDPELRRIRDTGGRVTLAIHACRKPVIAAINGAAVGIGATMTLAMDARLMSTRARFGLVFGKLGIVPEACSTWFLPRLVGMPTALDLVYRAEILNAEVAYIGGLAQAVHEPEMLHSEARALANAWTHDRSSVSVALMRQMLLRNAAAAHPADAHRVDSLAMFYTSIGDGAEGVQAFRDKRPPEFHDKASAMPPFYEEWIETTTP from the coding sequence ATGGAATACACCACCCTTCGCCACGAAGTCGAGGACGGCATCCTCACCGTGGTCCTCAACCGTCCCGACCGTCTCAATGCGTTCACCGTCGAGATGGCCGACGAACTCGAGCACACCTTCGTATCGGTGAATGACGACGACACGGTCCGGGCCGTGATCGTCACCGGAGCAGGGCGCGCGTTCTGCGCCGGCATGGACCTGTCGAGTGAAGGGAATGTGTTCGGGCTCGACGAGTCGAAACGCCCCACTCTTGCCGACATGAAGAATCTCGACGACCCCGAATTGCGCCGGATCCGCGACACAGGCGGCCGCGTCACCCTCGCAATCCATGCCTGCCGTAAACCGGTGATCGCCGCAATCAACGGTGCGGCCGTCGGAATCGGTGCAACCATGACGCTGGCGATGGACGCGCGCCTGATGTCGACCCGAGCGCGGTTCGGCCTGGTGTTCGGCAAACTCGGAATAGTGCCCGAAGCGTGCTCGACATGGTTCCTTCCCCGGCTCGTCGGCATGCCCACTGCGCTGGATCTGGTCTATAGGGCAGAGATCCTCAACGCCGAGGTCGCATACATCGGCGGGTTGGCGCAGGCGGTCCATGAACCCGAGATGTTGCACAGCGAAGCGCGCGCGTTGGCGAATGCCTGGACCCACGACCGCTCATCGGTCTCTGTGGCCCTGATGCGCCAGATGCTGCTGCGAAACGCGGCCGCTGCTCACCCCGCAGATGCCCACCGCGTCGATTCGCTGGCCATGTTCTACACCAGCATCGGCGACGGCGCCGAGGGAGTGCAGGCCTTCCGCGACAAACGCCCGCCCGAGTTCCACGACAAGGCCTCAGCCATGCCGCCGTTCTACGAAGAGTGGATCGAGACAACGACGCCGTGA
- a CDS encoding enoyl-CoA hydratase/isomerase family protein, with translation MILTGDAVDAHRAYEMGLINHVVPATELLSTALELAVRTDRSACLSRCRHPRPQRAHRRRTRCRGRMVRNHHSHRGREERARRIPRPTDSSPDVSTCFG, from the coding sequence ATGATCCTTACCGGCGACGCGGTCGATGCCCACCGCGCCTACGAGATGGGTTTGATCAATCACGTCGTCCCGGCCACCGAGCTGCTGTCCACCGCGTTGGAGTTGGCGGTACGCACCGACCGCAGTGCATGCCTGTCTCGCTGCCGTCACCCGCGGCCTCAACGTGCCCATCGACGAAGGACTCGCTGTCGAGGCCGCATGGTTCGCAACCACCATTCCCACCGCGGGCGTGAGGAAAGGGCTCGACGAATTCCTCGGCCGACGGACAGTAGCCCCGATGTAAGTACGTGTTTCGGGTAG
- a CDS encoding IS110 family transposase encodes MMVIGIDAHKRTHTAVAADQAGRQLSTKTIGTTSKDHLTLLQWATGQGNDRLWAIEDCRHLSRRLERDLLAAGERVVRVSPKLMANSRDAARTYGKSDPIDALAVARAALREPDLPIARLDGADREIRLLVDHREDLVAERTRIISRLRWHLHELDPAWRPPTKLDRTSAFDKIGVHVATFSGLVADLAVRLVDHLRRLTVEIDELAAEITSRTTMLAPSLLAIPGCAALTAAKIIGETAGIDRFRSKDSFARHNGTAPIPVWSSNHARHRLSRTGNRQLNAAIHRIALTQARCHEDARALLARRKAGGDGGMEALRVLKRRLSDVVFRAMVADQSSLMDVAA; translated from the coding sequence ATGATGGTCATCGGAATCGACGCACACAAGCGCACTCATACCGCTGTCGCCGCCGATCAGGCAGGTCGGCAGCTATCGACGAAAACCATTGGCACCACCAGCAAAGACCACCTGACACTGCTGCAATGGGCGACCGGACAAGGCAACGACCGCCTCTGGGCGATTGAGGATTGCCGGCACCTGAGCCGCCGTCTCGAACGAGATCTGCTCGCCGCCGGTGAGCGAGTGGTCCGGGTATCGCCGAAACTGATGGCGAACTCGCGTGATGCTGCCCGCACCTACGGCAAGTCTGATCCCATCGATGCTCTCGCGGTCGCCCGCGCAGCACTGCGCGAGCCGGATCTACCTATAGCCCGCCTCGACGGCGCAGACCGCGAGATTCGATTGCTGGTCGACCACCGGGAGGACCTCGTCGCCGAACGCACCCGCATCATCTCCCGACTGCGGTGGCATCTGCACGAGCTCGACCCAGCCTGGCGACCGCCCACAAAATTGGATCGGACCAGCGCTTTCGACAAGATCGGGGTGCACGTTGCGACGTTTTCCGGGTTGGTCGCGGACCTGGCTGTCCGTCTCGTCGACCACCTGCGTCGTCTCACCGTCGAGATCGATGAGCTCGCTGCAGAGATCACTTCCCGGACGACGATGCTGGCGCCGTCGTTGCTGGCGATCCCCGGCTGCGCCGCCTTGACGGCGGCGAAGATCATCGGTGAGACCGCCGGTATCGACCGGTTCCGTTCCAAGGACTCCTTCGCCCGGCACAACGGAACTGCACCGATCCCGGTGTGGTCATCGAATCATGCCCGACATCGACTCTCGCGCACCGGAAACCGACAACTCAACGCCGCGATACACCGGATCGCGCTCACTCAGGCACGGTGCCACGAGGACGCACGCGCTCTCTTGGCTCGCCGAAAGGCAGGTGGAGATGGCGGGATGGAAGCACTCCGCGTCCTCAAACGCCGATTGTCGGACGTCGTCTTCCGAGCGATGGTCGCGGACCAATCATCACTTATGGACGTTGCTGCTTGA
- a CDS encoding helix-turn-helix domain-containing protein, whose product MAGYKIDRQVAAFGEHVRGWRMVLGLTAQQVAERADITRDTLRKIETGDPGVSFRNVVQVLRALGVLDRTVDAIDPLNSDIGRLRAGNLTKKRAR is encoded by the coding sequence ATGGCCGGGTACAAGATCGACCGACAAGTCGCCGCCTTCGGCGAGCACGTGCGCGGCTGGCGCATGGTGCTGGGCCTTACCGCCCAGCAGGTCGCCGAGCGCGCCGACATCACCCGCGACACCCTGCGCAAGATCGAGACCGGCGATCCGGGCGTGAGCTTCCGCAATGTCGTCCAAGTACTCCGGGCACTCGGCGTGCTCGACCGGACCGTCGACGCGATCGACCCCCTGAACAGCGACATCGGGCGGCTCCGGGCAGGCAACCTCACCAAGAAGCGCGCCCGATGA
- a CDS encoding type II toxin-antitoxin system HipA family toxin: protein MTTVEVFIDEKGSVRTVGQAHVTRSRGRISTTFLYDPQYLSGDGMSIDPALPLVAGSQHQSGLVRAFADSAPDRWGRNLIEKGERARAREESRTPRRLDDLDFLLGVSDDTRQGALRFRLAGDRAFLGKPSTVPQLVSLPELLHAADEVASNEDPAQAIKQLLDTGTTGLGGARPKASIRLEDGALAIAKFPHGSDQWDVMAWEATALDLMERAGVRTPHRRLTRVGERSVLILRRFDRTNEGHRIGYISAMTALGASDGEHRDYADIAEAIRDLSRSPRADHHELFDRVVASVVLGNTDDHLRNHGFLADHRSWTISPVFDVNPTPDPWRARSTSIMGADTHPEEAETLLALAEDCSLNAAQAREKMRRVAGALSSWRDAARNNGLHTQEITMMAESIQPRLEAVLAAATTGAST from the coding sequence ATGACCACGGTCGAGGTCTTCATCGACGAAAAGGGCAGCGTCCGGACGGTCGGCCAGGCGCACGTCACCCGAAGCCGTGGCCGGATCTCCACGACATTTCTCTACGACCCCCAATACCTCTCGGGCGATGGCATGAGTATCGACCCAGCGCTTCCGCTTGTGGCAGGATCGCAACACCAAAGCGGCCTCGTGCGAGCCTTCGCCGACAGCGCTCCGGACCGGTGGGGGCGAAACCTGATCGAAAAGGGCGAGCGCGCCCGCGCCCGCGAGGAGAGCAGAACACCGCGCCGCCTGGACGACCTCGACTTCCTGCTCGGAGTCAGCGACGATACCCGCCAGGGCGCACTGCGCTTCAGGCTTGCTGGGGATAGAGCGTTCCTCGGAAAACCCTCGACCGTCCCTCAACTGGTGTCGCTACCCGAGTTGCTGCACGCGGCTGATGAGGTCGCCTCCAATGAGGATCCTGCACAAGCGATCAAGCAACTCCTCGACACAGGCACGACAGGCCTCGGCGGCGCACGTCCGAAGGCGTCGATTCGACTCGAGGACGGAGCACTGGCAATCGCGAAGTTCCCGCACGGCAGCGACCAGTGGGACGTGATGGCATGGGAGGCCACGGCGCTCGATCTGATGGAACGCGCCGGGGTCCGCACCCCCCACAGGAGGCTCACCCGCGTAGGAGAACGCAGCGTCCTGATCCTGCGCAGGTTCGATCGCACGAACGAGGGGCACCGCATCGGGTACATCAGCGCAATGACGGCCCTCGGCGCATCCGACGGCGAACACCGCGACTACGCCGACATCGCCGAGGCGATCCGGGACCTCTCCCGTTCCCCTAGGGCGGACCACCACGAGCTTTTCGACCGCGTCGTCGCCAGCGTGGTACTGGGCAACACCGACGACCATCTGCGCAACCACGGCTTTCTCGCAGACCACCGCTCGTGGACCATCAGCCCCGTGTTCGACGTGAACCCGACCCCGGACCCGTGGCGAGCACGGTCGACTTCGATCATGGGAGCCGACACGCATCCCGAAGAAGCCGAAACCCTGCTGGCTCTCGCGGAGGACTGCAGCCTGAACGCCGCACAGGCCCGAGAGAAGATGCGCCGCGTCGCTGGAGCACTGTCCAGCTGGCGCGACGCCGCGCGCAACAATGGCCTCCACACCCAGGAGATCACCATGATGGCCGAATCGATCCAGCCGCGGCTGGAGGCCGTGCTTGCAGCTGCAACCACCGGAGCAAGCACATGA
- a CDS encoding RES family NAD+ phosphorylase: MLPPPPSIAQLRAAGLLPKEVLEWQPSEIVWRVHRTTGSHVLPWNALREFGPILRFDQHPLPRGEYPGYGVWYGASSPRGALAEAFQSARVIDRHRGDPYLTGVRFTRVLRLLDVSGIGGGAWATRVGGNHALDSAPHRLSQHWARTIHRAHTGLDGVIYRGRFAGSTSVAVVERAADAFPQRPVLSLPLSHPGLADAVDTAAHELGYVVV, from the coding sequence ATGCTTCCGCCGCCGCCCTCCATCGCGCAGCTTCGTGCGGCAGGTCTGCTGCCGAAGGAAGTACTCGAGTGGCAGCCGAGCGAGATCGTGTGGCGCGTGCACCGTACGACCGGCTCACATGTTCTCCCGTGGAATGCGTTGCGTGAGTTCGGGCCGATTCTGCGGTTCGATCAGCATCCGCTCCCGCGTGGGGAGTATCCCGGCTACGGCGTGTGGTACGGCGCTTCCAGCCCCCGAGGTGCATTGGCGGAAGCGTTTCAATCGGCGCGGGTGATCGATCGCCATCGCGGTGACCCTTATTTGACCGGTGTGCGCTTCACCCGTGTTCTGCGGTTGCTCGACGTATCCGGTATCGGTGGAGGTGCATGGGCCACTCGGGTGGGAGGCAACCATGCTCTCGATTCCGCGCCGCACCGTCTCTCGCAGCATTGGGCCCGCACCATCCATCGCGCTCACACCGGACTCGACGGGGTCATCTATCGCGGCCGGTTTGCCGGCAGCACGTCCGTTGCTGTCGTCGAACGTGCTGCCGATGCGTTTCCGCAACGTCCTGTGCTGTCGCTTCCCCTGTCGCATCCGGGTCTGGCTGATGCCGTTGATACCGCGGCGCACGAACTCGGCTATGTCGTTGTCTGA
- a CDS encoding ERCC4 domain-containing protein, protein MLIARNPDPQSRLQYLLRIPIDEGLVFRTSDTWPRTKALFCYPVPTEHWPEHPEIIERTPVRSCVRRGAAIDLILDRGRENRSQIVFTTARGRDAVFWQSPRTRKQARPNVRTPTARAAGLADLTIVIDTHERYPYRFIGQQVHTTSGALPCGDYALRTGDRLLASVERKSLTDLVSSLTSGKLRFALAELAALPRAAVVIEDRYSNVFKLERVRPAIVADGLAELQIRYPTVPIVFCENRQLAEEWTYRYLAAAQQWCDTNNDADYRATSSTPPQEPTIMADTTGSAPSSAEVRAWARTAGLDVPARGRLHPRIWDAWRTAHPE, encoded by the coding sequence ATGCTGATCGCCCGCAACCCCGATCCACAGTCCCGCCTGCAGTACCTCCTGCGAATCCCGATCGACGAGGGACTGGTCTTCCGCACCTCGGATACATGGCCACGCACCAAAGCCCTGTTCTGCTATCCCGTCCCCACCGAACACTGGCCCGAGCACCCCGAGATCATCGAACGCACCCCGGTACGCTCGTGCGTACGACGCGGCGCAGCCATCGACCTGATCCTCGACCGAGGACGAGAAAACCGCTCCCAGATCGTGTTCACCACCGCCCGCGGCCGCGACGCGGTGTTCTGGCAATCTCCCCGCACCCGCAAACAGGCCCGCCCGAACGTCCGCACCCCCACCGCCCGCGCTGCTGGCCTGGCCGACCTGACTATCGTGATCGACACCCACGAGCGCTATCCCTACCGATTCATCGGCCAACAGGTCCACACCACTTCCGGCGCCCTACCCTGCGGCGACTACGCCCTACGGACCGGAGACCGACTCCTCGCCTCGGTCGAACGCAAATCCCTCACCGATCTCGTCTCCAGCCTGACCAGCGGAAAACTACGATTCGCGCTCGCCGAACTCGCCGCGCTCCCCCGCGCGGCAGTAGTAATCGAAGACCGCTATTCGAACGTGTTCAAACTCGAGCGCGTCCGCCCGGCGATCGTCGCCGACGGACTGGCTGAACTGCAGATCCGCTATCCGACAGTGCCGATCGTGTTCTGCGAGAACAGACAACTCGCCGAAGAGTGGACCTACCGTTATCTCGCCGCGGCCCAGCAATGGTGCGATACGAACAACGACGCCGACTACCGCGCCACCTCATCCACGCCACCCCAAGAGCCCACCATCATGGCGGACACGACCGGCAGCGCACCGTCGAGCGCCGAAGTGCGGGCCTGGGCCCGCACCGCCGGACTCGACGTTCCCGCCCGAGGGCGACTGCACCCCCGGATCTGGGATGCCTGGCGTACCGCCCATCCTGAGTGA
- a CDS encoding SRPBCC family protein produces MSTITEAVDVDVPIRIAYNQWTQFESFPHFMEGVREIRQIDDTHVHWVIDIAGQVREFDATITEQHPDERVAWTSDSGPNHAGVITFHRLDENKTRVTAQMDVDPEGFVENVADKFGVLGKRIKSDMQKFKEFIERRGHETGGWRGDVDRPTP; encoded by the coding sequence ATGAGCACAATCACAGAAGCTGTCGATGTCGATGTACCGATTCGGATCGCATACAATCAGTGGACCCAGTTCGAGTCGTTTCCGCACTTCATGGAAGGCGTGCGTGAGATTCGGCAGATCGACGACACACACGTTCATTGGGTGATCGACATAGCGGGCCAGGTCCGAGAGTTCGATGCCACCATCACCGAGCAGCATCCGGACGAGCGGGTGGCCTGGACCTCGGATTCGGGGCCGAACCATGCCGGAGTGATCACGTTTCATCGTCTCGATGAGAACAAGACGCGCGTGACCGCCCAGATGGACGTCGATCCGGAAGGATTTGTCGAGAATGTTGCCGACAAGTTCGGTGTTCTCGGCAAACGGATCAAGAGCGATATGCAGAAGTTCAAAGAGTTCATCGAGCGCCGTGGGCACGAAACGGGTGGATGGCGCGGCGACGTGGACCGGCCCACCCCTTGA
- a CDS encoding STAS domain-containing protein, translating to MNQPSIGEPQLVLTTRRIGTVTVLSVRGELDLTNLSQFERYADGVLESDPTGLIIDLTDSNFLASMGITVLIRLSWRSADRVGFAVVAHSGVMARRFELLGLLDVLAVHREMDQALASVTSMPPMP from the coding sequence GTGAACCAGCCCTCCATCGGAGAGCCCCAGCTGGTCCTGACCACCCGCCGGATAGGGACCGTTACTGTCCTGTCCGTGCGCGGCGAGCTCGATCTGACCAATCTGTCCCAGTTCGAAAGGTACGCAGACGGTGTTCTCGAAAGCGACCCAACCGGTCTGATCATCGATCTCACCGACTCCAATTTCCTGGCCTCGATGGGAATTACCGTGCTGATAAGGCTGTCCTGGCGTTCCGCCGATCGTGTGGGTTTCGCGGTGGTGGCCCACAGCGGTGTGATGGCACGACGCTTCGAACTCCTCGGCCTTCTGGATGTGCTGGCCGTCCACCGGGAGATGGATCAGGCTCTGGCCTCCGTGACATCAATGCCGCCCATGCCTTGA
- a CDS encoding three-helix bundle dimerization domain-containing protein: MKHTVSKRAVASLVQQFPQLPETVVRQAVAEAVRAYQGRPIREFIPLFAERRARRALAADSH; encoded by the coding sequence ATGAAGCACACGGTCTCGAAACGCGCAGTCGCGTCACTCGTTCAGCAGTTCCCACAACTCCCTGAAACGGTGGTGCGCCAGGCCGTCGCAGAGGCTGTGCGCGCCTATCAGGGACGTCCTATCCGCGAGTTCATCCCCTTGTTCGCCGAACGCCGAGCACGCCGAGCACTTGCCGCTGACAGCCACTGA
- a CDS encoding MFS transporter has protein sequence MIVAVLIAVEVISAFETSMMYAALPTFARVFEADASTVGWTVTAFLLVAAASAAVCGRLGDMYGRERVLIIVLICAAIGSIISVAFGTLAGIIVGRAIQGVAGAILPLCIGLAREHLPAKKVPMAIALISGSAVAAGAASLLVAGLLIDLGDWRYIFVVTAAYAVACIVLIEAVLPWRRRNAAEHRQVDFVGAAGLAVSVSAILLALTQGKNWGWSDTRVLGLLLVGVVIFAWWVWWELGRTSPIVNLRLLAERNIALTMLATIALGVGPVGVTTMLVPIIMQTPTSAPFGLGLSATYAGMLSFVGAMIGMLFTPLAGKIAAAVGARASLLLGATLFLVACAGFFVFRGSVAGMTALVVVVSVATAFAYTALPNLLVEFVPEHNTSEVTGSQSVVRTAAMAVGTSLTTVVLASFVVPGTSTPTVAALGMVCAMLVLACAGAIVLALGVKYRKR, from the coding sequence ATGATCGTGGCCGTCCTGATCGCGGTGGAGGTGATCAGTGCCTTCGAAACATCGATGATGTACGCGGCGTTGCCGACGTTCGCCCGCGTCTTCGAAGCCGACGCATCCACTGTCGGGTGGACCGTCACCGCGTTCCTGCTCGTTGCCGCAGCCTCTGCTGCGGTGTGCGGCAGGCTCGGCGACATGTACGGCCGCGAACGCGTACTGATTATCGTTCTGATCTGCGCTGCAATCGGTTCCATCATCAGCGTGGCATTCGGCACGCTGGCGGGCATCATCGTCGGACGCGCGATTCAGGGTGTCGCCGGCGCCATCTTGCCCTTGTGCATCGGTCTCGCCCGCGAACATCTGCCGGCGAAGAAGGTGCCGATGGCAATCGCGCTGATCTCCGGATCTGCCGTGGCCGCCGGTGCGGCATCGCTTCTGGTCGCCGGACTTCTCATCGACCTCGGTGACTGGCGGTACATCTTCGTCGTCACCGCCGCCTACGCCGTCGCGTGCATCGTGCTGATCGAGGCGGTGCTGCCGTGGCGTCGTCGCAATGCCGCCGAGCATCGACAGGTGGACTTCGTCGGTGCGGCCGGCCTCGCGGTATCGGTGTCCGCAATTCTGTTGGCACTCACCCAGGGCAAGAACTGGGGATGGAGTGATACTCGCGTGCTCGGTCTGCTTCTGGTCGGCGTCGTGATCTTCGCGTGGTGGGTGTGGTGGGAGCTCGGCCGCACGTCACCGATCGTCAATCTCCGTCTGCTCGCCGAACGCAATATCGCCCTGACCATGCTCGCGACGATCGCCCTGGGCGTCGGCCCGGTCGGCGTGACAACCATGCTCGTCCCGATCATCATGCAGACGCCGACGAGCGCACCCTTCGGTCTGGGGCTTTCGGCTACATACGCGGGGATGTTGTCGTTCGTCGGAGCGATGATCGGCATGTTGTTCACGCCGCTGGCGGGAAAGATCGCCGCAGCGGTCGGTGCGCGGGCATCGTTGCTGCTCGGCGCCACTCTGTTCCTCGTCGCATGTGCCGGATTCTTCGTCTTCCGTGGCTCGGTCGCCGGGATGACCGCACTGGTTGTCGTCGTGTCGGTGGCGACAGCATTTGCGTACACGGCGCTGCCGAACCTCCTCGTCGAATTCGTCCCGGAGCACAACACGAGCGAGGTCACCGGCAGTCAGTCGGTGGTGCGCACCGCGGCGATGGCGGTAGGTACATCGCTCACGACGGTTGTGCTTGCTTCTTTCGTGGTACCAGGAACATCGACTCCGACAGTCGCGGCGCTCGGCATGGTCTGCGCGATGCTGGTGCTTGCCTGCGCCGGCGCGATCGTTCTGGCGCTCGGCGTCAAGTACCGGAAGCGCTGA
- a CDS encoding MspA family porin — MSNKHASGLRRAGRIGGLAAAAAIALGFASAGAAHADTFVPLPDGEQIVGNHKITRTAESALISPSLAANGAGRVAWVSGTVTATVTGLPAGLEAGPTNGGIAKDANGTQGTSTNGVPRLTTGYIVGCQVDVSKMSGTLGFNMGMSADLVKESMGGNVGGTASLAIPLSAGQVKFVPVQARDIKADGTYTIQYQDAQLEVQGCGGYAQARAYTVLEVTGNDYVKTTLYGQPFSIG, encoded by the coding sequence TTGAGCAACAAGCACGCATCCGGCCTGCGCCGCGCCGGCCGGATCGGCGGCCTCGCCGCTGCCGCAGCCATCGCACTGGGGTTCGCCTCCGCAGGCGCGGCACACGCCGACACCTTCGTTCCCCTGCCCGACGGTGAGCAGATCGTCGGCAACCACAAGATCACACGAACCGCCGAAAGCGCGCTGATCTCGCCGTCGCTCGCGGCCAACGGCGCCGGCCGCGTCGCGTGGGTTTCGGGAACCGTCACAGCCACGGTGACCGGGCTTCCCGCCGGCCTCGAGGCCGGACCGACCAACGGCGGTATCGCCAAGGACGCCAACGGCACCCAGGGCACCTCCACCAACGGTGTTCCGCGTCTGACGACCGGCTATATCGTCGGCTGCCAGGTCGACGTCAGCAAGATGTCGGGGACCCTCGGTTTCAATATGGGCATGTCGGCGGACCTGGTCAAAGAATCCATGGGCGGCAACGTCGGCGGAACCGCCTCACTGGCGATCCCCCTCAGCGCCGGCCAGGTCAAGTTCGTTCCGGTGCAGGCCAGAGACATCAAGGCCGACGGGACGTACACGATCCAGTACCAGGACGCACAGCTCGAGGTCCAGGGCTGCGGCGGCTACGCACAGGCCCGCGCCTACACGGTCCTGGAAGTCACGGGCAACGACTACGTCAAGACCACGCTGTACGGCCAGCCGTTCAGCATCGGCTGA
- a CDS encoding MspA family porin, producing MKTSVISGLRRGLKVAGMGATIAVALGFASAGAANADTFVPLPDGNISQTLPDGTVVTVTRTGETANISPSMGATPLHRNVWVSGNAKVELSGPGAKIGGRIQPGYIVACQLSLTANLNGGLNAGGGITGTATATTQSGTLGANAGAGITLAPNQAYDYKVIDITTTDAFGAETHRNFNTFKGASGSVTWGDTTLGVTGCAGYAQARSYVKVTVDTPTATQQVTLWGQPFSIG from the coding sequence ATGAAGACCAGCGTCATCAGCGGCCTTCGCCGCGGCCTCAAGGTGGCCGGCATGGGCGCGACGATCGCCGTTGCCCTCGGATTCGCTTCCGCAGGTGCCGCCAACGCCGATACCTTCGTCCCACTGCCGGACGGAAACATCTCCCAGACCCTGCCGGACGGCACCGTCGTGACCGTCACGCGCACCGGCGAGACGGCGAATATCTCCCCGTCGATGGGGGCCACGCCCCTGCACCGCAACGTCTGGGTCTCCGGCAACGCGAAGGTCGAGCTCAGCGGACCGGGCGCGAAGATCGGTGGCCGCATCCAGCCCGGCTACATCGTCGCCTGCCAGCTCTCGCTCACCGCGAATCTCAACGGTGGTCTGAACGCAGGTGGTGGCATCACCGGTACCGCGACCGCGACGACACAATCCGGAACCCTCGGCGCCAATGCCGGTGCGGGAATCACTCTCGCACCCAACCAGGCGTACGACTACAAGGTCATCGACATCACCACCACCGACGCGTTCGGCGCCGAGACGCACCGCAACTTCAACACCTTCAAGGGTGCGAGCGGCAGTGTCACCTGGGGCGACACCACCCTCGGCGTCACAGGCTGCGCGGGCTACGCTCAGGCTCGCAGCTATGTGAAGGTCACCGTCGACACTCCGACGGCCACCCAGCAGGTCACCCTGTGGGGACAGCCCTTCAGTATCGGCTGA